GGGTTTTTCACCATCGCATCATCCCAAACGCTCTCAATCCTCCAGCGCTTCCATAGGTGCTCGTAATTCTGTGTCGCAAAAAAGTTCCGGCGGCGAACACCGCGCATCCGGCTGCTGCAAGACCGAGAGCCATTTTCACTCACTTTTAAAAGCTAATTTGGACAGTAGTGACTCGACAACCCCAATCACTTGGATTTACCGTGCCGTCCGTGAATAAGAAAAAACGCCGTTTATCTGCCAAGCCACACGTACCTTGGGATCCGCTTCGTCAGGGAACCGTTGTTGCCGGCACGTTCTTTTTAGTCGGCATCGTGCTCTTGACGGCCTCCAGCATCATTATTTGGCAGACTCGAGACTTTGTTCACAGCTCGATACCAACATCCTGACACGTTGTGGGATGGTTTCGTTCTTCGAAGGTGAGCGATGTTGGAAGCAAAATGGGTGTACAATTAATTAGGGTTGGCCGAAGTTTGCACCCTTTTTAAACTGCAGGGCTTGGCAACCGTTTCCAGAACCACCGACGCATGGAATGTTTGGGTACGTCAGGCAGGTCACCAATCACATTGTACCCCTGCTTGGAGTAGAATCCAGGAGCCTGAAACCCGAAAGTGCTAAGATAAACTGCTTCGCAAGACTGATCCGCCGCCAGATGTTCCGCGTGTTTCAATAACTCAGTGCCATGGTTTTTATCTCGATGATTCTCATCGACCCATAATACATCGACATGGAGGACATTCCAAAACATCTCGCCGGTTAAACCGGCGATCAAATTGCCCGCATCGTCACGAACTGTCAAAACGATCTCTCTTGTATTCAATGCTCCGACGACGCGTTCGTTAAAGGCTTCAATCCGCGTTCTTAATTCCGCGGCTATCATTTCGCAATTTGCTTCTTCGCGCACTATTTGTCGCATTGGATTATCGCCTCGTAGTTAATGTTTCATTTCACCAACCCCGACATTGGAGTCGAAGGTATCCCGCCTTTCACCGGCAGCAAGACTACCGACTCGACGGGTGCTGGTTCGCTCCAGTGAATGGTCAAGCATCAGAGGAAAACAAGCAGGCAGC
This genomic stretch from Pedosphaera parvula Ellin514 harbors:
- a CDS encoding GNAT family N-acetyltransferase, encoding MRQIVREEANCEMIAAELRTRIEAFNERVVGALNTREIVLTVRDDAGNLIAGLTGEMFWNVLHVDVLWVDENHRDKNHGTELLKHAEHLAADQSCEAVYLSTFGFQAPGFYSKQGYNVIGDLPDVPKHSMRRWFWKRLPSPAV